GAATCGAAGCAAAATATGCAATGGCTGAACTTTTTGGGAAATCCACAGGAACTACTGGTGGAATAGGCGGGTCGATGCATATATTTGACGCAACGAAGAATTTTGCAGGCGGTCATGCAATAGTTGGTGGACAATTACCAATTGGAGTAGGCTTAGCCTATGCAGCTAAATATAAAAACACTGGAGCTGTCACCCTTTGTTTCCTTGGGGATGGTGCAATAAACGAGGGAGAGTTTCATGAATCTATGAATTTAGCTGCCTTGTGGGATCTACCTATAGTTTTTATCTGTGAAAACAACTTATATGGAATGGGTGTTCCTGTCGAAGAAGCTATAGCTAAAAAAGATATTTTTGAAATTGGTCATGCATATGATATGCCATGTTCTCGCGTAGATGGCATGAATGTTTTAGAAGTAAAAAAAGTTACTGATAAAATTATTAAAGATGTTCGAAATGGCAAAGGCCCATATTTCCTTGAAGCTCAAACATATAGGTTTCGTGGTCACTCAATGGCTGACCCTTCTATG
This region of SAR202 cluster bacterium genomic DNA includes:
- the pdhA gene encoding pyruvate dehydrogenase (acetyl-transferring) E1 component subunit alpha; the encoded protein is MALKNKAVSRKTSKSEYFELLEKMILIRLFEDRCSEHYSRGNIKGFLHLYTGEEAIAVGAISCLEKEDYVITHYRDHGHALARGIEAKYAMAELFGKSTGTTGGIGGSMHIFDATKNFAGGHAIVGGQLPIGVGLAYAAKYKNTGAVTLCFLGDGAINEGEFHESMNLAALWDLPIVFICENNLYGMGVPVEEAIAKKDIFEIGHAYDMPCSRVDGMNVLEVKKVTDKIIKDVRNGKGPYFLEAQTYRFRGHSMADPSMYRGSAEEELWKLRDPINLHWSWLKENGYAKDEIDGIYEKMNAVMDHAVQFATESEFPTIDDLYKNIYFENAG